A segment of the Catenuloplanes nepalensis genome:
GGACAGTGAGCGGTGGAGGCGGAGGGTGATCAGTGCGGCCGTGAGGATCAGCGCGGGCAGCAGCAGGAACGCAGGGTGCGGGCCGATTCGGTCGGAGAGCGCGCCGAGCAGCAGTGGCGCCGCGCCGAAGCCGATCACCGCGGTGTAGTTGGCGGTGGACGCGGCCAGGTCGGCCTGGCCGGGTGCGGTGGCCATGGCCAGCGAGATGGTGAGCGGGTAGTGCATCGCGTTGCCGAAGCCGAGCACGATCAGGCCGGTCGCGGCGAGCCAGCCGACCGGCGGCGTCCAGAACAGCACGAAGCCGGTGGCGGAGACGCCGAGCGCGGCGAGCAGGAGCAGGACCGGCGGGACGCGCGGCGCGATCCGGCTGCCGGCGAGGCGCCCGGCCAGCATGCCGCCGACGATCGCGGCGACGGTGGCGGAGGCACCACCGGGCGACATGCCGGCGTGGTCGCGGAGGACGTCCGCGGCCCAGAGCGACAGGCACACCTCGATCGACCCGGTGACACAGAGCAATGACCAGGCCAGCCAGTACGACCGGGGAAGCGACCGCCCCGGCCCAGCTCCGCCTATGGGACCGGCAGCCTGCCGGTCTCCCGGTGGCGCGAGCGCCGGCGAGCCCGCAGGGACCGGAGACACGGCCGAGGCGGGCGAGTCCGGCGGGGCCGCAGACCCCGCCGAGGCAGGCGCCCCCGGTGAGGCCGGAGGCCCCGCCGAGGCGGGAGAACCCGCCGAGGCGGGAGAACCCGCCGAGGCCGGCGAACCAGCCGAGGCGAGCGGCCCCCGTGGGGTGAGGGGCTTCCGCCGTCGTACCGCCGATGTGGTGGCAAGGATCGTGATCAGCGCGATCACCACGCCCAGCCCGGGCCGCCACGTCTCCCAGAGGCGCATCCCGAGCCCGATCAGCAGCGGCGAGAGCACGCCGAAGCCGACCGCTGCCGCGTTCGCCTCGGTGATCGCGGTGGGGGCGAGCGGGCCGTGGCGTGCGGTGAGGGAGGTGACCGCGCAGCTCACCACGGTCCAGCCGCACACGGAGGCCAGCACCGTGGCCGTGAGCGTGACCGGCAGCGGGCGGAACGCGATCAGCAGAGCCGTGGCGGCCGCGACGCCGCCGAGCGCGCACCACATGGTGCGCGCCCGGCCGAGGCGCCGGGCGAGCGGCAGGTAGAGCGCGCCGCTGAGCAGGCCGCCGACCGCGAGCGCGGTGCTGTGCAGCCCGGCCACCGCGGCGCTGGTGGCCTGCTCGTCGCGGAGCAGCGGCACGACCGGCCCGAAGCCGTAGAGGAAGTAACCCCACAGTCCGAGTTGGACGTAGATCAGCCATGTCGCCCGGTCACGATGCACCGGTCCACGGTAGAACGGTCAGCGGATGCTGCGGGCGAACATTCTCGCCGCCCAGGCCGTGGCGAGGACGGCCAGCACGAGCGTGATGGTGAGCCCCTGCCAGACCTCGGGCGCGCCGGGGTCGCCGGCGAAGAGCGCGCGGGTGCCGTCGACGGCCCAGGAGAACGGGTTCCAGTCGGCGACGCGCTGCAGCCAGACCGGCGCGAACGTGAGCGGCAGCAGGATGCCGGAGAGCAGCAGCAGCGGCTGGGAGACCGTGTTCATCACCGGGGCCAACGCGTCCTCGCTCTTCAGCAGCAGTGCGACGCCGTAGGAGAGCGCGGACGTCATCAGCGCGATCAGCGCGAGCATCAGGTATGCCAGGAGCAGGTCGCCGATCGCCACCCGGAGGCCGAACGGCAGCGCCAGCAGCGTGATGATCACAGCCTGGACCAGCAGGCTGACCACGTCCTGCAAGGACCGGCCGAGCAGCAGCGCGGTGCGGCTGACCGGCGTGACCCGGGATCGCTCGATCACGCCGGCGCGCAGCTCGGAGATCAGGCCGAAGCCCTGGAAGAGCCCGCCGAAGATGGCGAGCATGACGAGCAGGCCGGGCACGAACGTGCGGTAGACCTCGGCGTCGCTGATCGTGCCGCCGGCCGACAGCGCGGGTTTGAGCAGCGGCGCGAACAGCAGCAGGAACATGAGCGGCTGGAACAGGTTGATGAAGATCCAGACCGGCTGGCGCAGCAGCAGGCGCAGCTGGTTCTGGAAGACGAGCCAGATGTCCCGGAGAAATTTCATGGTCAGCTCTCCCGCAGCGATCGGCCGGTCTTCTCCAGGAACACGTCGTCGAGGCTGGGCCGGTGCAGCTCGATCGTGGCGAGCGCGATGCCGGCGCCGTCGAGCACGCGCATGATCTGCGGGATGGCGGTGCCACCCGCGTCGACGTAGAGCCGCAGGCCGTCGCCGGTCTGCTCCAGGCTCGTCACGAACGGCGCGCCGTCCAGCAGCTTCGCCGCCTCGGTGGCGGACCCGTTCACCGCGACCGTGACCACGTCGCCGGCGATCTCGCGCTTGAGCTCCGCGGGTGTGCCCTCGGCGACCAGCGTGCCGTGGTCCATGATGGAGATCCGGTCGCAGAGCGCGTCGGCCTCGTCGAGGTAGTGCGTGGTCACGAAGACGGTCATGCCGGCGTCGCGAAGCCGGCGGATCTCATCCCACATGTGCACGCGGCTCTGCGGGTCGAGCCCGGTGGTCGGCTCGTCCAGGAACACCACCTGCGGCTGGTGGATGACGCCGAGCGCGATGTCGACGCGGCGGCGCTGACCCCCGGAATACGTCCCGCAGGGCCGGTCGGCGAACTCGGTGAGCTGGAACGCGGCGACCGCGGCGTCGGCGCGGCGCCGGGACTCGGCCTTGCTCACGCCGTAGAACCGGGACTGCAGCACCAGCTCCTGGCGCGCGACACTGCCGTCGTTGGTGCTGCCGCCCTGAGCGACGTAGCCGATCCGGCGGCGGACCTCGCCCGGCGCGCGGAGCAGGTCGGCGCCGGCGATCGTGGCCGCGCCGCCGTCCGGCGTGATCAGCGTGGCGAGCATCCGCAGCGTGGTGGTCTTGCCGGCCCCGTTCGGCCCGAGGAAGCCGTAGATCTCACCGGCCCGCACGTGGAGGTCGACGCCGCGCACGGCGTCGACCGTTCCCCGTCGGCTGCGGAACGACTTCCGCAGCCCTTTGGTCTCGATCATTTCCCCGCTCAACTCCCCCAGTTGCATCGACATGAGCGCACGCCCGGCGGGCGCGCTCAGGCTAACGCGATATAACGTGGCTAATCAAGCTTGATTATTACTCAACCTGATCCGCGTAGCCCTGCCATCCCTCCGGCCAGGACGTGGACGCGGGCAGATACGACTCGCCGCTCTCGACGAGCGCCGCCACCCGCTCGCACCAGGCGATCTCGCCCTCGGCGCGGGCCATCTGCAGTTGCCACATCCAGGCCACGTGCGGCGGCTTGCCCGAGGTCGCGCTCATCCAGCCGGACTCCATCGCGGCCTGGAGGCTCTCGTTGTTCGCCCGCAGCAGCCGGGCCCGGTTGCGCAGCGCGGCAGCGGCCTCCTCCCTGGGCAGCGCCGGGAGCAGCGAGAACGCGGCGAAGAACGGGTCGACCGAGCCCTCCAGGTTCCACCAGGCGCCACGCAGCAGGTTCTGGAACTCGTCCTCGCCCTTCGGCGTGAGCTCATAGGTGGTGCGGGCCGGGCGCGCGCCGACCTGCTCCGTCGTCACCTCGCGGAGCATGCCGTCCTCGGTGAGCTTGCGGAGCGCGTGGTAGATCGAGCCGGGCTGCACGTTCGCCCACTTGTCGGCGCTCCAGCTGAGCAGCTCCCGGCGGACGTCGTACCCGTGCACCGGCTGGGTCCAGCGCACGAGACCGAGAATCATGAGACGAGTGGTAGACACGCCATGAAGCGTAATAAACAAGTTTGACTAGTTGACCGGCCACTAAACTTCCGATCAGTAACTTGTCGCCGGCTGTGCCGACTCCGGGGGACGACCCCGGAAACCCGAGAGCCCCAGGAGCGTGCCGTGCGCAGAGTGCTCATCGCCAACCGGGGCGAGATCGCCGTCCGGGTCGTCCGTGCCTGCCGTGACGCGGGGCTGGCCAGCGTGGCGGTCTACGCGGACTCCGACCGGGACGCGCCGCACGCGCGGCTGGCGGACGAGGCCTACGCGCTCGGCGGTGACACGCCCGCGGAGACCTACCTGCACATCGGCAAACTGCTGGAGCGCGCCGCACAGTCCGGCGCGGACGCCGTACACCCCGGTTATGGCTTTCTCTCCGAGAACGCGGAGTTCGCGCAGGCGGTGCTGGACGCGGGTCTGACCTGGATCGGGCCCACGCCGGCGGCGATCCGCGACCTGGGCGACAAGGTGACCGCGCGGCACATCGCGCAGCGGGCCGGCGCGCCGCTGGTGCCGGGCACGTCCGAGCCGGTCGCCGGGCCGGACGAGGTGATCGCGTTCGCGGACGAGCACGGGCTGCCGGTCGCGATCAAGGCGGCGTTCGGCGGCGGCGGGCGCGGGCTCAAGGTCGCGCGGACCCGCGAGGAGATCCCGGCGCTGTTCGAGTCCGCGACCCGCGAGGCGGTGGCCGCGTTCGGCCGTGGCGAGTGTTTCGTCGAGCGATACCTGGACCAGCCGCGGCACGTCGAGGCGCAGGTGCTCGCGGACACGCACGGCACCGTGATCGTGGTCGGCACCCGGGACTGCTCGCTGCAGCGCCGCCACCAGAAGCTGGTCGAGGAGGCGCCCGCGCCGTTCCTCACCGAGGGGCAGCGCGCGCAGATCCACTCCTCGGCGAAGGCGATCTGCCGGGAGGCCGGCTATCACGGCGCCGGCACGGTCGAATACCTCGTCGGCCGGGACGGGACCATCTCGTTCCTGGAGGTCAACACGCGGCTGCAGGTCGAGCACCCGGTGACCGAGGAGACCTCCGGCATCGACCTGGTCCGCGAGCAGTTCCGGATCGCGGCCGGCGAGAAGCTGCGCTTCGACGCGGATCCGGTGCCGCGCGGGCACGCGATCGAGTTCCGGATCAACGGCGAGGATCCCGGCCGCGGCTTCCTGCCCGCGCCCGGCACGGTCACCTCGCTGGTGCTGCCGGCCGGCCCCGGCGTCCGCGTCGACGCGGGCATCGAGAGCGGCAGCGTGGTCGGCGGCGCGTTCGACTCGCTGCTCGCCAAGGTGATCATCGTCGGTGAGACGCGGACCGAGGCGCTGGAGCGGGCCCGCCGCGCGCTCGACGAGATGACCGTCGACGGCATGGCCACCGCGCTGCCGTTCCACCGCCTGATCGTCCGCGACCCCGCGTTCACCGCCGAGCCGTTCGGCGTGCACACCCGCTGGATCGAGACCGAGTGGGCGGGCGAGGTCCCGGCCTTCACCGGCGGTGCGCCCGGCCCGGCCGTCGGCGAGCGCGAGACGCTGGTGGTCGAGGTCGGCGGCAAGCGGCTGGAGGTCAGCCTCCCGGCCGGCTTCGGCACCGGTCCTGCCGGCTTCGGCACCGGTCCGGCCCGGGTAACCGAGCGGACCGCAGCGCGTCGTGGCGGCCGGAGCACCGGGGCCGTCGCGGGTGGCGACGCGCTGGCCTCGCCGATGCAGGGCACGATCGTCAAGATCGCGGTCGCGGAGGGCGACGCGGTCGCGGAGGGCGACCTGATCGTGGTGCTGGAGGCGATGAAGATGGAACAGCCGCTCAACGCGCACAAATCCGGCACGATCACGGATCTGGCAGCCACGGTGGGCGGCACGGTCACGGCCGGCGGCGTGATCTGCTCCATCAAGGACTGAAGAACCTCAAAGACTTAGATCATTTTCCCGCTTCCGGCGTGGTCCGGACCGCATGCTCCCGCGGGCACCGGTCGGCCGCGGGCGGCCTCCCTTCCGGTTCACCGGTGGTCCCGAAAACCCGGCGCGCGGCGCCCCGCGGTTCGCGCGGCCCCCACGAATCACCGGGCCTTCCGGCGTCCGGGCCGCCCTTCCAGCGCACGAGCAGGCCCCTCCAGTGCACGGGCCGGCCCCATGTCGCTCTACTGCCCCTTCGGCGTCAAGATGAGAAGCACCTCCGACGAGGTCTCCCCATATCCCGAAATTTCCGGCGCGTCGCCCCCGGATGAACAGCACTGCTCGCACCTCAACCCCGAAAGCTCGGTAACGACATGGGGGACGCCTGGATCACGGATCGTCGGCGCGGTCGCCCGGATGCCGGACGGTCAGCTGCCCGTCACGTCGGGGTAGATCTCGACGTCGTAGATGAGGCGGACCGGCTCGCCGTTGGTGATGCCGATGAAGACCGGCGCGGCGGCCGGAGTGTGTCCCTTGCGCCAGACCTCGGCCTCGGCCGCGCCGCGCGACTCCGGGTGCGTCCCGCCGCGGCGATGGAGTTCGACCACGCGACGCGCGGTGTTCCGGTCGGTATCGAGTTGAATTCGCAGCAGAGGCATCGGTCGTCCGTACCCTCCCGGTCGTCGTGGTGTTAATTTAACGACGTTAAGTTAAGCGTCGCAAGCCATTAACGGAGGCACGATTGTCCAGGTCAGAACCGGACCGGGCGGGTGCGGTGTGGCTGCGGGTGGAGCCGGCGCGGGCCCGGCGGACGACCCCGCTGACCCGGGAGCGGATCGTCGCCGAGGCCGTGGAGCTGCTCGATCTGCACGGCGCCGATGGGCTGACCATGCGCCGGCTGGCCGAGCGGCTCGCGGTGACCTCGACCGCGCTCTACTGGCACGTGAGGACCAAGGACGACGTGCTCGACCTGGCCACCGACGAGATCTTCGGCGAG
Coding sequences within it:
- a CDS encoding acetyl/propionyl/methylcrotonyl-CoA carboxylase subunit alpha; the protein is MRRVLIANRGEIAVRVVRACRDAGLASVAVYADSDRDAPHARLADEAYALGGDTPAETYLHIGKLLERAAQSGADAVHPGYGFLSENAEFAQAVLDAGLTWIGPTPAAIRDLGDKVTARHIAQRAGAPLVPGTSEPVAGPDEVIAFADEHGLPVAIKAAFGGGGRGLKVARTREEIPALFESATREAVAAFGRGECFVERYLDQPRHVEAQVLADTHGTVIVVGTRDCSLQRRHQKLVEEAPAPFLTEGQRAQIHSSAKAICREAGYHGAGTVEYLVGRDGTISFLEVNTRLQVEHPVTEETSGIDLVREQFRIAAGEKLRFDADPVPRGHAIEFRINGEDPGRGFLPAPGTVTSLVLPAGPGVRVDAGIESGSVVGGAFDSLLAKVIIVGETRTEALERARRALDEMTVDGMATALPFHRLIVRDPAFTAEPFGVHTRWIETEWAGEVPAFTGGAPGPAVGERETLVVEVGGKRLEVSLPAGFGTGPAGFGTGPARVTERTAARRGGRSTGAVAGGDALASPMQGTIVKIAVAEGDAVAEGDLIVVLEAMKMEQPLNAHKSGTITDLAATVGGTVTAGGVICSIKD
- a CDS encoding ABC transporter permease translates to MKFLRDIWLVFQNQLRLLLRQPVWIFINLFQPLMFLLLFAPLLKPALSAGGTISDAEVYRTFVPGLLVMLAIFGGLFQGFGLISELRAGVIERSRVTPVSRTALLLGRSLQDVVSLLVQAVIITLLALPFGLRVAIGDLLLAYLMLALIALMTSALSYGVALLLKSEDALAPVMNTVSQPLLLLSGILLPLTFAPVWLQRVADWNPFSWAVDGTRALFAGDPGAPEVWQGLTITLVLAVLATAWAARMFARSIR
- a CDS encoding ATP-binding cassette domain-containing protein, which encodes MIETKGLRKSFRSRRGTVDAVRGVDLHVRAGEIYGFLGPNGAGKTTTLRMLATLITPDGGAATIAGADLLRAPGEVRRRIGYVAQGGSTNDGSVARQELVLQSRFYGVSKAESRRRADAAVAAFQLTEFADRPCGTYSGGQRRRVDIALGVIHQPQVVFLDEPTTGLDPQSRVHMWDEIRRLRDAGMTVFVTTHYLDEADALCDRISIMDHGTLVAEGTPAELKREIAGDVVTVAVNGSATEAAKLLDGAPFVTSLEQTGDGLRLYVDAGGTAIPQIMRVLDGAGIALATIELHRPSLDDVFLEKTGRSLRES
- a CDS encoding MFS transporter, coding for MHRDRATWLIYVQLGLWGYFLYGFGPVVPLLRDEQATSAAVAGLHSTALAVGGLLSGALYLPLARRLGRARTMWCALGGVAAATALLIAFRPLPVTLTATVLASVCGWTVVSCAVTSLTARHGPLAPTAITEANAAAVGFGVLSPLLIGLGMRLWETWRPGLGVVIALITILATTSAVRRRKPLTPRGPLASAGSPASAGSPASAGSPASAGPPASPGAPASAGSAAPPDSPASAVSPVPAGSPALAPPGDRQAAGPIGGAGPGRSLPRSYWLAWSLLCVTGSIEVCLSLWAADVLRDHAGMSPGGASATVAAIVGGMLAGRLAGSRIAPRVPPVLLLLAALGVSATGFVLFWTPPVGWLAATGLIVLGFGNAMHYPLTISLAMATAPGQADLAASTANYTAVIGFGAAPLLLGALSDRIGPHPAFLLLPALILTAALITLRLHRSLSQQAA
- a CDS encoding PadR family transcriptional regulator, translating into MILGLVRWTQPVHGYDVRRELLSWSADKWANVQPGSIYHALRKLTEDGMLREVTTEQVGARPARTTYELTPKGEDEFQNLLRGAWWNLEGSVDPFFAAFSLLPALPREEAAAALRNRARLLRANNESLQAAMESGWMSATSGKPPHVAWMWQLQMARAEGEIAWCERVAALVESGESYLPASTSWPEGWQGYADQVE